A DNA window from bacterium contains the following coding sequences:
- a CDS encoding DUF4112 domain-containing protein: MATSEKAKKRQVQHNRKAELKKVEQDIVQLLVEEERDEPLPDEIPSHRKTTPQESLEKSRSSFLKLLEPPTDSVKRKRWFIRRMLLLSIVILVAIAAILIGVDKPVIAAILLVIGLVGQVFSGLLALLGLIPVIGPLLVGALSLPFIWLMNALGYVVSMKMVAEGKGREVLNWRTVAMVFVTGIAIGIVIGRLLPGK; encoded by the coding sequence ATGGCAACCTCTGAAAAAGCCAAGAAGCGTCAGGTACAACACAACCGGAAAGCCGAATTAAAGAAAGTCGAGCAGGATATCGTGCAGCTTCTCGTCGAAGAAGAGCGCGATGAGCCGCTTCCCGACGAGATTCCATCGCATCGAAAAACTACTCCTCAGGAATCGCTGGAAAAATCTCGCAGCTCGTTCTTGAAGTTGCTCGAACCGCCGACCGATTCAGTAAAACGTAAACGGTGGTTTATCCGACGGATGCTTCTATTATCAATCGTGATTTTGGTAGCAATCGCAGCAATATTGATCGGTGTCGACAAACCAGTGATTGCCGCGATTCTGTTAGTCATCGGTTTGGTCGGACAAGTGTTTTCTGGTTTACTTGCGCTGCTGGGTCTGATTCCGGTTATTGGTCCTTTGTTGGTCGGCGCACTTTCGTTACCGTTTATTTGGCTGATGAATGCGCTTGGTTATGTTGTCAGCATGAAAATGGTCGCAGAAGGAAAAGGGCGCGAAGTGCTGAACTGGCGAACAGTAGCCATGGTGTTTGTAACCGGTATTGCAATCGGTATCGTCATCGGAAGATTGCTGCCGGGAAAGTAA
- a CDS encoding UDP-2,3-diacylglucosamine diphosphatase, which produces MHIFLSDVHLFSGRADDIERRDRVIRFLRQIVRNADALWIGGDLFDFWYEWKHAIPKVHFEVLAELRSLVDAGVPVHMIPGNHDFAIQENFFTQQVGITIHPSPDAIVLDGVRIHWVHGDGVAASDGGYRFLKRILHNRFAQRMFRWIHPDWAMGIALATSKSSRYKSETIGVPPDEEYQAYAQSVLSQGIADAVVMGHTHQPKIVALQNGKYVNTGDFIVECSYGVLDHGEWRIERFEYDPTHGSNRVRKQ; this is translated from the coding sequence ATGCACATTTTCCTATCCGACGTTCACCTTTTCAGCGGACGCGCCGACGATATCGAACGACGCGACCGAGTTATTCGCTTTCTCCGGCAAATCGTGAGAAATGCCGATGCTTTATGGATTGGAGGTGACCTCTTCGATTTCTGGTACGAGTGGAAGCACGCTATTCCGAAAGTTCACTTTGAAGTGTTGGCGGAATTACGCTCGCTCGTAGATGCTGGCGTTCCCGTCCACATGATTCCCGGGAATCACGATTTTGCGATCCAAGAAAACTTCTTCACCCAACAAGTAGGCATCACGATTCATCCAAGTCCGGACGCAATTGTGTTGGACGGTGTTCGAATTCACTGGGTGCATGGCGACGGTGTTGCCGCGAGTGACGGCGGCTACCGGTTCCTCAAGCGAATCCTCCACAACCGGTTTGCACAAAGAATGTTCCGATGGATTCATCCCGATTGGGCGATGGGTATTGCACTGGCGACTTCGAAAAGTTCCCGGTACAAATCGGAAACGATTGGTGTTCCTCCCGATGAAGAATATCAGGCGTATGCGCAATCGGTGCTGTCGCAGGGCATTGCCGATGCAGTAGTGATGGGACATACTCACCAACCGAAGATTGTGGCACTGCAAAACGGCAAGTATGTAAACACCGGTGATTTTATTGTCGAGTGTTCCTATGGCGTACTCGATCACGGTGAGTGGCGAATCGAGCGGTTTGAATATGATCCCACACACGGCAGCAACCGGGTACGCAAGCAATGA
- a CDS encoding PBP1A family penicillin-binding protein, whose amino-acid sequence MSRPPPLHQRSNRTPHRKQTPQVRWWLWIIIACGLFLFGAGIIVGVWYYYHHDLPSLAQLEKYEPKLASKVLANDGTILTQFFVERRDYVPLARMPKNIKNAVLAIEDHRFYSHWGVDLFGVMRAVVVNVATMSRKQGASTITQQLARNLYFGPEKWLTRKIKEQLTAIQIERTYAKDEILEMYLTQVYFGHGAHGVGAAARRFFSKDISALTLPECALLAGTIQTPGRNSPIKYPKRAKTRRDIVLKRMYDENMISFEEYRRALSTPLALSLSEPNDALGIAPYFTEMVRQELEERGDTLNVDYLKDGLVIHTTLDVRLQQWLEESVRDHFAMFDKEYHPQAYRRIGGERWMRTYHPKEYAIFGKTMESNIAMLDSLLPEKEKLQIAAAMIDPKTGAILAMVGGRNFARSKYNRAVQATRQPGSTFKPFVYATALQKGYEPDAKVSNAPIAISIAGQKTWRPQNYDGKSGGVYQLRDALKQSLNLCAIRVCKDMTGIQSVIDMAHTMGITSQIQHYLPIAIGANGIKLIEAVNAYGAWGQGGILPKTHFMTKVEDNSGALLYQRRLQRTEAIDEETAYLITDMLRDVINAGTGASARSKFHFTADAAGKTGTTNSFTDAWFVGYTPQVAFGVWTGFDDPARSLGSKKTGGVMALPVWANTLVKAYTARRFTDERFRAPASIDTVKRKRRSTASLTGREE is encoded by the coding sequence ATGAGCCGACCGCCTCCCCTGCATCAACGCAGTAACCGGACGCCACATCGTAAGCAGACGCCACAGGTTCGCTGGTGGTTGTGGATAATCATTGCCTGTGGATTGTTTCTCTTCGGGGCAGGTATCATTGTGGGGGTCTGGTACTATTATCACCACGATTTGCCATCGCTTGCCCAACTGGAAAAGTACGAACCGAAACTTGCCTCCAAAGTCCTTGCCAACGATGGTACCATACTAACGCAATTCTTTGTGGAACGCCGTGATTACGTGCCATTAGCGCGGATGCCGAAGAATATAAAGAATGCAGTACTCGCCATTGAGGATCACCGTTTTTACTCACATTGGGGGGTCGATTTATTCGGAGTGATGCGCGCTGTTGTCGTCAATGTTGCTACCATGTCACGCAAGCAAGGAGCCAGTACGATCACGCAGCAGCTTGCCCGAAATCTCTATTTCGGTCCGGAAAAATGGCTTACCCGAAAAATCAAGGAACAACTTACCGCGATTCAAATCGAACGCACCTACGCCAAAGATGAAATTCTCGAAATGTATTTGACGCAAGTCTATTTCGGACATGGTGCGCATGGAGTTGGTGCGGCGGCGCGGCGCTTCTTCTCAAAGGATATCTCGGCATTGACTTTACCGGAATGTGCGTTGCTTGCCGGAACGATTCAAACTCCCGGCAGGAATTCGCCGATTAAGTATCCGAAACGGGCAAAAACGCGACGCGACATTGTTCTAAAACGAATGTACGACGAGAACATGATTTCGTTCGAGGAGTACCGGCGCGCGCTGTCGACACCATTAGCACTTAGTTTATCCGAACCGAACGATGCGTTGGGAATTGCGCCTTACTTTACCGAAATGGTGCGGCAGGAGCTGGAGGAACGCGGCGACACTTTGAATGTCGATTACCTGAAAGATGGTCTCGTCATTCATACTACGCTGGATGTGCGGTTGCAGCAATGGTTGGAGGAATCCGTACGCGATCATTTCGCAATGTTCGATAAAGAGTATCATCCGCAAGCCTATCGCCGGATTGGCGGCGAGCGATGGATGCGAACCTATCATCCGAAAGAGTATGCGATTTTTGGTAAAACGATGGAATCGAATATCGCTATGCTCGATTCGTTGTTGCCGGAAAAAGAAAAACTACAGATCGCGGCAGCGATGATCGATCCGAAAACAGGCGCAATTTTGGCGATGGTGGGTGGTAGAAACTTTGCGAGATCGAAGTACAATCGTGCCGTCCAAGCAACCCGGCAACCCGGTTCCACCTTCAAACCGTTTGTCTATGCGACGGCGCTGCAGAAAGGGTATGAACCGGATGCTAAGGTTTCTAATGCGCCGATTGCGATTTCGATTGCCGGACAAAAAACGTGGCGTCCGCAAAATTACGATGGGAAATCCGGCGGAGTGTATCAATTGCGCGACGCGCTCAAACAATCGCTAAACCTCTGTGCTATTCGCGTCTGTAAAGACATGACCGGTATTCAATCAGTGATCGATATGGCGCACACAATGGGTATCACTTCGCAAATCCAACACTATCTCCCGATTGCGATTGGCGCGAATGGTATCAAACTGATCGAAGCAGTGAATGCATACGGGGCATGGGGACAAGGCGGTATTTTACCGAAAACGCATTTTATGACAAAGGTCGAGGATAATTCCGGCGCGCTATTATATCAACGCCGCCTGCAACGTACCGAAGCTATCGACGAAGAAACCGCTTACCTCATTACCGACATGCTGCGCGATGTAATTAATGCCGGCACCGGCGCTTCCGCCCGTAGCAAATTTCATTTTACTGCCGACGCCGCCGGGAAAACCGGAACGACGAATTCCTTTACCGACGCATGGTTTGTCGGGTATACGCCGCAGGTAGCATTCGGGGTGTGGACAGGTTTCGACGATCCCGCGCGCTCGCTGGGTTCCAAAAAAACGGGGGGTGTGATGGCGCTGCCGGTGTGGGCGAATACGCTGGTGAAAGCATATACCGCCAGACGATTTACCGATGAACGCTTCCGCGCGCCGGCAAGCATCGATACTGTAAAACGAAAACGCCGAAGCACCGCCTCCCTCACTGGTCGAGAAGAATAA
- a CDS encoding T9SS type A sorting domain-containing protein encodes MNIHKYNLTNVIITLLIVSITTAFAQDSSGVHCLGRFWHTYSQDVAVQGSYAYVADGSSGLRIINVSNPATPVQVGFCETPGYAVGVTVSGNFAYVADGSSGLRIINISNPSSPQLVGFYDTPSSATGVAVSGIYAYVADFMSGLRIINATNPENPQEVGFYDTPGYAVDVTVSGSYAYVADDYNGLRIININNPSNLQEVGFYNTYALGVSVSGNYAYVVGDNSGFRIVNISNPANPQEVGFYDTPGYAKDVTISGNYAYVADGDSGLCIINISNPSSPTQVGFYDTPGYAFGVTVSGDFAYVADYSEGLGVINIANPASPQLVGSCFIPGIAHSVSISGNYAYVADYSAGLRVINIANPASPQTVGFCETPRYAYSVSISGSYAYVADLMSGLRILNINNPANPQEVGFYETPDFADDVTVLGNYAYVAADNSGLLIVNISNPSSPQLVGSCFIPGSADGVTVSGNYAYVAVNGAGLRVINIANPSSPQSVGSCYTPGAAGVTVSGNYAYVADGGSGLRIINISNPTNPQEVGFYDTPGYAAGVTVSGNYAYVADWSSGLRIINVSNPASPQEVGYYITQDIADNVAVAGDIAYVAARQEFGIYDCSQALGVVDRIGGEIPNDFRIENIYPNPFNATATLTYTLPNTANVKLELFDITGRSVGKLFDWTQDAGTYSVNINSDNLSSGTYFARLSAGTQSLSQKFVVLK; translated from the coding sequence ATGAACATCCATAAGTATAACCTCACCAACGTAATCATTACCCTTCTAATCGTATCGATCACAACTGCGTTCGCGCAAGATAGTTCCGGTGTGCATTGCCTCGGAAGATTTTGGCACACCTACTCACAGGATGTCGCGGTGCAAGGAAGTTACGCTTATGTTGCCGATGGTTCTTCCGGTTTACGGATCATAAACGTGAGCAATCCGGCAACTCCGGTACAAGTGGGGTTCTGCGAAACCCCCGGCTATGCTGTGGGCGTAACCGTATCAGGTAATTTCGCCTATGTTGCCGATGGCAGTTCTGGCTTGCGGATTATCAACATCAGCAATCCGTCCAGTCCGCAACTAGTCGGATTTTACGATACTCCCAGTTCTGCTACCGGTGTGGCTGTCTCCGGAATTTACGCTTATGTAGCCGACTTTATGTCCGGTTTGCGAATTATCAATGCAACAAATCCGGAAAACCCGCAAGAAGTTGGTTTCTACGATACCCCCGGCTATGCTGTGGACGTAACTGTTTCCGGCAGTTATGCCTATGTCGCAGATGATTATAACGGTTTACGGATCATCAACATCAACAATCCGTCAAATCTGCAAGAAGTGGGATTCTACAATACCTACGCTTTGGGTGTATCGGTCTCCGGCAATTATGCCTATGTTGTCGGTGATAATTCCGGCTTTCGGATTGTCAACATCAGCAATCCAGCAAACCCGCAGGAAGTGGGTTTTTACGATACCCCCGGCTATGCTAAAGATGTAACGATCTCCGGAAATTATGCCTATGTAGCCGATGGGGATTCCGGTTTATGTATAATAAACATCAGCAATCCTAGTAGTCCAACTCAAGTTGGTTTCTACGATACCCCCGGCTATGCTTTTGGCGTAACGGTTTCCGGTGATTTCGCCTATGTTGCCGACTATAGTGAAGGTTTAGGAGTAATCAATATTGCCAATCCAGCAAGCCCGCAATTAGTTGGTTCTTGCTTCATACCCGGTATTGCTCATAGCGTATCGATCTCCGGCAATTATGCCTATGTTGCCGACTATAGTGCTGGTTTACGAGTAATCAATATTGCCAATCCAGCAAGTCCGCAAACAGTCGGTTTTTGCGAAACTCCACGTTATGCTTATAGCGTATCGATTTCCGGCAGTTATGCCTATGTAGCCGATCTAATGTCCGGGTTACGGATACTCAATATCAATAATCCAGCAAATCCTCAGGAAGTTGGATTCTATGAAACCCCCGATTTTGCCGATGATGTAACCGTTCTCGGCAATTACGCTTATGTTGCCGCAGATAATTCCGGCTTACTGATTGTCAACATAAGCAATCCGTCAAGTCCGCAATTAGTCGGTTCTTGCTTCATACCCGGTTCTGCTGATGGGGTAACTGTCTCCGGCAATTATGCCTATGTTGCAGTCAATGGTGCTGGCTTACGAGTTATCAATATTGCTAATCCGTCAAGTCCGCAATCAGTAGGTTCTTGCTACACACCCGGTGCTGCTGGGGTAACTGTCTCCGGCAACTACGCCTATGTTGCCGATGGGGGTTCCGGGTTACGTATCATCAACATCAGCAATCCAACCAACCCTCAAGAAGTCGGTTTTTACGATACTCCCGGCTATGCCGCTGGGGTAACTGTCTCCGGCAATTACGCTTATGTTGCCGATTGGAGTTCCGGATTACGTATCATCAATGTCAGTAATCCAGCAAGTCCTCAGGAAGTTGGGTACTACATTACGCAAGATATCGCGGATAACGTAGCTGTGGCTGGCGATATTGCTTACGTCGCCGCAAGACAAGAATTTGGTATCTACGATTGTTCACAGGCATTGGGTGTGGTTGATCGGATTGGCGGAGAGATACCTAACGATTTTCGGATAGAAAATATCTATCCGAATCCATTCAATGCGACCGCAACACTCACCTATACCTTACCCAATACCGCGAATGTGAAATTGGAATTGTTCGATATTACCGGAAGAAGTGTCGGAAAATTGTTCGATTGGACACAGGATGCCGGTACCTATTCCGTGAATATCAATAGTGACAATCTTTCCTCAGGTACTTATTTCGCACGTCTCTCGGCAGGCACACAATCCCTTTCGCAGAAATTTGTTGTACTGAAGTAG
- a CDS encoding DNA polymerase IV, giving the protein MERKVIAHVDADCFYVSCERLRDPSLNGKPVAVCSSVNAIVIARSYELKPHGVTVGSPTWEVRKVVPNAIFYPADFQFYGHVSYKMFEVLKSISPELEIYGIDEGFIDLTGLDRLYKMDYEQIGRMIKKRVREEVGITVSVGIGHTKTIAKLASDYQKPDGLSYIHDGNLEAFLDDREVCDIWGFGSRWGIRIERFGLQTALQFYETPLEQVKKWMGKLGMDMWLELHGNAMYRLETEEAQPKSVSRTANFDLKTTDPDRVFAACAYHAARVVSILVAKNLYTNRVQLFLRSKDFSLQWAEAMPERSTNNYEIIIGAVRRAFEKLFRSGTIYRGTGVVVDVDPAGPNAPDIFGDFQKDERAAGLTKAIMRLNQKYGGGTATYLAALPMWAKRRGQNRTGPGRADGIQFDVDPVNLPRIRFWRN; this is encoded by the coding sequence ATGGAACGCAAAGTAATAGCCCACGTCGACGCCGATTGTTTCTATGTGTCGTGCGAGCGGTTGCGCGACCCCTCGCTCAACGGCAAGCCGGTCGCTGTCTGCTCCTCGGTGAATGCGATTGTGATTGCCCGTTCCTACGAATTGAAACCCCACGGCGTAACGGTCGGCTCACCGACCTGGGAAGTTCGAAAAGTTGTTCCCAACGCGATTTTCTATCCCGCCGATTTCCAATTTTATGGACATGTTAGTTACAAAATGTTCGAGGTACTCAAATCGATCAGCCCGGAATTGGAAATTTACGGAATCGATGAAGGATTTATCGACCTCACCGGACTCGACCGCTTATACAAAATGGATTACGAGCAAATCGGACGGATGATAAAAAAACGGGTGCGCGAAGAAGTTGGCATTACAGTTTCGGTCGGTATCGGACATACGAAAACCATCGCGAAACTCGCCTCTGATTATCAAAAACCGGACGGGCTTTCTTACATCCACGATGGCAATCTTGAAGCGTTTTTAGATGATCGCGAGGTGTGCGATATCTGGGGATTTGGTTCGCGCTGGGGAATCCGCATCGAACGCTTTGGTTTGCAAACCGCGCTACAATTTTACGAGACGCCGCTTGAACAAGTGAAAAAGTGGATGGGGAAACTCGGCATGGACATGTGGCTCGAGCTGCATGGCAATGCGATGTACCGCCTCGAGACCGAAGAAGCCCAACCGAAAAGCGTCTCCCGCACCGCGAACTTCGATCTCAAGACTACCGATCCCGACCGGGTCTTTGCCGCTTGTGCTTATCATGCGGCGCGTGTCGTGAGTATTCTCGTAGCGAAAAATCTCTACACCAATCGGGTTCAACTCTTTCTCCGGAGTAAAGATTTTTCGTTGCAGTGGGCGGAAGCGATGCCGGAGCGGTCGACGAATAATTACGAAATAATCATCGGCGCGGTGCGAAGAGCGTTCGAGAAACTGTTTCGCTCTGGCACGATTTATCGCGGCACCGGCGTGGTGGTCGATGTTGATCCCGCCGGCCCCAATGCGCCGGACATCTTTGGCGATTTCCAAAAGGATGAGCGCGCCGCCGGCTTGACAAAAGCGATTATGCGATTGAATCAAAAATATGGCGGCGGTACGGCGACCTACCTTGCTGCCTTGCCGATGTGGGCAAAACGCCGCGGACAAAACCGTACGGGACCCGGTCGCGCCGATGGGATTCAATTCGATGTCGATCCTGTCAATCTTCCCCGTATCCGGTTCTGGCGAAATTAA